From Pristiophorus japonicus isolate sPriJap1 chromosome 1, sPriJap1.hap1, whole genome shotgun sequence, a single genomic window includes:
- the LOC139276371 gene encoding uncharacterized protein isoform X1, protein MWDDVAVEYNAVAITRRIRGQLKKKWQDLGQLVKLKNAKIRNHRNRTGGGPPPSKLQLSQLKQRIFDLIKAHWRRSTSNVDAGPNRLAAAHQEEAEGDPEVPAEVAPEGHPEESPKLFPDFEQDDLDEGQYEDPPPPPTDQMVILDLLLVEPMDQDAGPSVVQQCKPVRGMPNRVEEQGTGERQRRKVGRIAEPQTQVDMAAHWEEWGEYAVNQVAPGHHG, encoded by the exons ATGtgggatgatgttgctgtagagtacaatgcagtagccatcacccggagaatccgtgggcagctgaaaaagaagtggcaggacctaggacaattagttaaa ttgaagaatgcaaagatcaggaaccacaggaatcGTACTGGTGGAGGACCACCACCAAGTAAACTGCAATTGAGCCAGTTGAAACAGAGGATCTTtgatctgattaaagctcactGGAGAAGATCTACCTccaatgtggatgctgggccaAATAGACTAg CAGCTGCGCAtcaggaagaggcagaaggtgatccagaagtaccagcagaagtagcacccgaaggacatccagaagagagtccaaaattgtttcctgattttgagcaggacgatctggatgaaggccagTATGaagatcccccccctccccccactgatcagatggtAATATTGGACCTACTGCTGGTGGAGCCCATGGATCAGGATGCGggtcccagtgtggtccagcaatgcaaacctgtgagagggatgcccaatagggtcgaggagcaaggcacaggtgaGAGACAGCGAAGGAAGGTGGGAAGGATAGCTGAACCACAAACGCAGGTAGACATGGCAGCTCATTGGGAGGAGTGGGGAGAGTATGCAGTTAACcaggtcgctcctggacaccatggatgA
- the LOC139276371 gene encoding uncharacterized protein isoform X2 yields the protein MWDDVAVEYNAVAITRRIRGQLKKKWQDLGQLVKLKNAKIRNHRNRTGGGPPPSKLQLSQLKQRIFDLIKAHWRRSTSNVDAGPNRLAAHQEEAEGDPEVPAEVAPEGHPEESPKLFPDFEQDDLDEGQYEDPPPPPTDQMVILDLLLVEPMDQDAGPSVVQQCKPVRGMPNRVEEQGTGERQRRKVGRIAEPQTQVDMAAHWEEWGEYAVNQVAPGHHG from the exons ATGtgggatgatgttgctgtagagtacaatgcagtagccatcacccggagaatccgtgggcagctgaaaaagaagtggcaggacctaggacaattagttaaa ttgaagaatgcaaagatcaggaaccacaggaatcGTACTGGTGGAGGACCACCACCAAGTAAACTGCAATTGAGCCAGTTGAAACAGAGGATCTTtgatctgattaaagctcactGGAGAAGATCTACCTccaatgtggatgctgggccaAATAGACTAg CTGCGCAtcaggaagaggcagaaggtgatccagaagtaccagcagaagtagcacccgaaggacatccagaagagagtccaaaattgtttcctgattttgagcaggacgatctggatgaaggccagTATGaagatcccccccctccccccactgatcagatggtAATATTGGACCTACTGCTGGTGGAGCCCATGGATCAGGATGCGggtcccagtgtggtccagcaatgcaaacctgtgagagggatgcccaatagggtcgaggagcaaggcacaggtgaGAGACAGCGAAGGAAGGTGGGAAGGATAGCTGAACCACAAACGCAGGTAGACATGGCAGCTCATTGGGAGGAGTGGGGAGAGTATGCAGTTAACcaggtcgctcctggacaccatggatgA